A part of Paenibacillus donghaensis genomic DNA contains:
- a CDS encoding CocE/NonD family hydrolase → MNPLPIDINERSNHFYELTWKEVQIPMRDGNYLAANLYQPNVDGSFPVILTMCPYGKDLHFSQFAPANPTIAIEYTHSQDKGPLISWETPNPEFWVPQGYTVLRVDERGIGNSPGKLDILSNALKKDYYDAIEWAGTQPWSNGKIGLLGISYLAMSQWAVASEQPPHLACIIPWEGTVDYYAEFCYPGGIQANGFLSFWWKNGVLAHQYNPDGRFSEEQLQANRADFPEMVKNNPLRDQSWTNRFSDLSKVEVPLLSASNWFSAGMHTRGNFLGFQNAVSEHKWLEVHIGSHVGAFYSAQGRELQKKFLDYWLKGLDTGIMREPKVKLAIPRGGNNYTWRYENEYPLKRTQWIRFYLDASSNLLSQEPPQAKAQLCYEGDKECESKHWAKPFMVKEFSREENNSKRVLFETDPFDNETEILGPIKLRLWASSTTDDMDIFVSLRNIDSLGNEVVNSGALTEKFPISQGWLRASLRKTDDELSTEYKPYYTFDEVQKLVPGEVYCLDIEIWDSAIIVAKGNRLLLEIGSQNQSGCALLTQTGDDRVWDADITLYTGDKFDSYLLLPIIP, encoded by the coding sequence ATGAATCCATTACCTATCGACATTAACGAAAGAAGTAATCACTTTTATGAACTTACTTGGAAAGAAGTACAGATTCCTATGAGAGACGGGAATTATCTCGCCGCAAATCTTTATCAGCCTAATGTAGATGGGAGTTTTCCAGTAATCTTGACGATGTGTCCGTATGGAAAGGATCTGCATTTCTCGCAATTTGCTCCTGCTAATCCAACGATCGCAATAGAATATACACACTCGCAGGATAAAGGGCCCTTAATTAGTTGGGAAACACCAAATCCTGAATTTTGGGTGCCACAAGGCTATACTGTCTTGCGAGTAGATGAACGTGGTATCGGTAATTCTCCAGGAAAGCTGGATATATTATCAAATGCTTTGAAGAAAGATTATTATGATGCAATCGAATGGGCTGGAACGCAACCATGGAGCAATGGAAAGATAGGGCTGCTGGGCATCTCCTATTTGGCTATGAGTCAATGGGCCGTGGCATCCGAACAACCTCCTCATTTAGCTTGTATCATACCTTGGGAAGGTACAGTAGATTATTATGCAGAATTCTGTTATCCGGGCGGAATCCAGGCGAACGGTTTTCTTTCATTCTGGTGGAAGAACGGAGTTTTGGCGCATCAATACAATCCAGATGGAAGATTCTCGGAAGAACAATTGCAAGCCAATCGCGCTGATTTCCCGGAGATGGTAAAAAACAATCCATTACGTGATCAATCGTGGACGAATCGATTCTCTGATTTGAGTAAAGTAGAGGTGCCTTTATTATCCGCAAGCAACTGGTTTAGCGCCGGAATGCATACCCGTGGAAATTTTCTGGGTTTTCAGAATGCGGTATCAGAGCACAAGTGGCTTGAAGTACATATCGGGAGCCATGTTGGCGCATTTTACAGCGCTCAGGGTCGGGAACTGCAGAAAAAATTTCTGGATTATTGGCTTAAAGGTCTCGATACTGGCATAATGAGGGAACCGAAAGTGAAGCTTGCCATTCCTCGCGGAGGCAATAACTACACATGGCGCTACGAGAACGAGTATCCGCTTAAGCGCACCCAATGGATCCGCTTTTACCTTGATGCAAGCTCGAATCTGCTTTCGCAAGAGCCTCCGCAAGCCAAGGCCCAGCTTTGCTATGAAGGCGATAAGGAGTGCGAGTCAAAGCACTGGGCAAAGCCTTTTATGGTGAAAGAATTCTCGAGAGAGGAAAACAATTCAAAGCGTGTTCTGTTTGAAACCGATCCGTTTGATAACGAAACAGAAATTCTCGGGCCTATCAAACTCCGTTTGTGGGCATCGTCAACTACAGATGATATGGACATTTTCGTATCTTTGCGAAATATTGACTCACTAGGCAATGAGGTCGTTAACTCAGGAGCACTAACAGAGAAATTCCCAATTAGCCAGGGTTGGCTGCGCGCTTCCTTACGTAAAACTGATGATGAATTATCCACGGAGTATAAGCCTTATTACACCTTCGATGAGGTTCAAAAGCTGGTTCCAGGAGAAGTCTATTGCTTGGATATTGAGATATGGGATAGCGCAATTATTGTAGCTAAAGGAAACCGGTTGCTCCTGGAAATTGGAAGCCAGAATCAGAGTGGCTGCGCACTGCTGACTCAGACGGGGGATGACAGGGTTTGGGATGCAGACATTACTCTATATACAGGGGATAAATTTGATTCTTATTTGTTGCTGCCGATCATACCCTAA
- a CDS encoding TetR/AcrR family transcriptional regulator, giving the protein MDINLRDKILETSIELFNKKGYAYVTLRDISDALNISPGNLTYYFKKKYDLMIGVMAMQYEEYQNLNFSAEVSIEGLNQQFLILNAFREKYFFYFSSFTELPKLYSEIAEMQIKVVNDFYTLFTNIFKGFVNKGIMKEELYTGQYEDLSISVLSINMYGTQEIILLQKFLPKQKNILSILWSLILPHLTKEGMAMYCRITQVDKTLPPKLCYKPDQSGGGFEGST; this is encoded by the coding sequence ATGGATATTAATTTAAGAGATAAGATCCTTGAGACTTCAATTGAATTATTTAATAAAAAAGGATATGCCTATGTAACATTGAGGGATATTTCCGATGCGTTAAATATAAGTCCTGGTAATTTGACATACTATTTCAAAAAAAAATATGATCTTATGATCGGTGTTATGGCAATGCAGTATGAAGAATACCAAAATTTAAATTTCTCAGCGGAGGTTTCTATCGAAGGGCTGAATCAGCAGTTTTTAATTCTTAATGCATTCCGTGAAAAATATTTCTTTTATTTCTCCAGTTTTACAGAATTGCCTAAGTTGTATTCGGAGATAGCTGAAATGCAAATTAAGGTTGTTAATGATTTCTATACGCTTTTTACCAACATATTTAAGGGGTTTGTTAATAAAGGAATTATGAAAGAAGAATTATATACCGGGCAATATGAAGATTTGTCTATTTCTGTACTATCGATAAATATGTATGGCACACAGGAAATAATTCTTCTCCAAAAATTTCTTCCAAAGCAAAAAAATATCTTGTCTATCCTATGGAGCCTTATACTGCCTCATCTAACCAAAGAAGGAATGGCCATGTATTGTCGGATAACGCAGGTTGATAAAACTCTTCCCCCCAAGCTATGCTACAAACCAGATCAATCGGGTGGAGGCTTCGAAGGCTCAACATGA